One genomic region from Candidatus Neomarinimicrobiota bacterium encodes:
- a CDS encoding M3 family oligoendopeptidase, protein MYQPSHFIPVDLTIDSWNDLKPYFDKLINTEVTNTDDLSQLIVHYSETLSVFHEKNAWSYINMSRETDNQKYVDRYELFATKIGPELEKAANTVEKMIVTNPAFADLPDARFGQFKKKLKRELELYREQNVELSAEISKHSTKYDQLTGGLMVMLDGEEMPLPKAAVRLLSADREKRKETWLAIAEKRYSIKEPADQIYTDMLKLRINIAENAGYSNFRDFAHDRLQRFDYTPQDAIDFQNAIEEHIVPLARNIANKHRIKLGIAPDDYRPWDVLGEPKGQEALKPFNTGADLLKQAISIFGEIHPQFGKNLQAMESANLFDLESRKGKAPGGYNYGLETTGMPFIFMNAAGTQRDVVTMCHEGGHAMHTFLTNDESLIHYRDTPAEMAETASMSMELMTAGLWNKFYDSQDHLRARREHLEGIITFFPWCATVDAFQHWVYLNPDHTVSERDDYFDELNTRFMTNNTNWEGYDHYRRNGWQRQLHIFGMPFYYVEYGIAQLGALQVFRNFKKDPKAALEGYIKGLSLGSSRPLPEVWEAMGIKFDFSAEPIKELVEFVQQELASLED, encoded by the coding sequence ATGTACCAACCTAGTCATTTCATACCCGTAGATCTAACCATTGATTCCTGGAACGATCTTAAACCATATTTTGATAAATTGATCAACACTGAGGTCACAAATACTGACGATCTATCACAATTAATAGTCCACTATAGTGAGACTCTCAGCGTCTTTCATGAAAAAAACGCCTGGTCCTATATCAACATGAGCAGGGAAACTGATAATCAGAAATACGTGGATCGCTATGAATTGTTCGCTACAAAAATAGGACCTGAGCTGGAGAAAGCGGCCAACACTGTTGAGAAAATGATCGTCACCAATCCTGCGTTTGCCGATCTGCCAGATGCCCGCTTTGGTCAGTTTAAGAAAAAATTAAAACGTGAACTCGAGCTCTATCGGGAACAGAACGTTGAGCTTTCTGCAGAGATCTCAAAGCACAGCACAAAATATGACCAACTCACCGGCGGCCTGATGGTCATGTTGGATGGCGAGGAAATGCCCCTACCTAAAGCAGCAGTGCGACTACTGTCAGCCGACCGGGAAAAGCGGAAAGAAACCTGGCTGGCTATTGCTGAGAAACGGTATTCGATCAAGGAACCCGCTGATCAGATCTATACCGATATGCTTAAATTGCGGATAAATATCGCTGAGAACGCCGGTTACTCAAACTTTCGCGATTTCGCCCACGATCGACTCCAACGGTTCGATTATACTCCGCAGGATGCCATTGATTTTCAAAATGCCATTGAAGAACATATTGTCCCCCTGGCTCGTAATATCGCTAACAAACATCGCATCAAGTTGGGTATTGCCCCAGATGATTATCGTCCCTGGGATGTTCTGGGAGAACCAAAGGGTCAGGAAGCATTGAAACCCTTTAACACTGGAGCTGACCTGCTTAAACAAGCCATTTCTATCTTCGGCGAGATCCACCCGCAATTCGGAAAAAATCTTCAAGCCATGGAGTCCGCCAATCTTTTTGATCTGGAATCCCGGAAAGGGAAAGCTCCCGGTGGCTACAATTATGGACTGGAAACCACAGGCATGCCCTTCATTTTCATGAATGCAGCCGGGACGCAACGTGATGTGGTAACCATGTGTCACGAGGGCGGCCACGCCATGCATACTTTTCTTACGAATGATGAGTCCCTGATCCATTATCGGGATACTCCGGCTGAGATGGCTGAAACAGCTTCCATGAGCATGGAATTGATGACAGCAGGACTTTGGAACAAATTCTATGACTCTCAAGACCATCTTAGAGCTCGTCGTGAGCATCTGGAAGGGATCATTACTTTTTTCCCCTGGTGTGCCACCGTGGATGCCTTTCAACACTGGGTTTATCTCAATCCTGACCATACAGTTAGCGAACGTGATGATTATTTTGATGAATTGAACACACGTTTTATGACGAACAATACTAATTGGGAAGGCTACGATCACTACAGGCGGAACGGCTGGCAGCGTCAATTACATATTTTTGGGATGCCTTTCTACTATGTGGAATATGGCATTGCTCAATTGGGAGCTCTCCAGGTTTTTCGAAATTTCAAGAAGGATCCAAAAGCCGCCCTTGAAGGCTATATCAAGGGACTAAGTCTGGGTAGTTCCAGACCCCTACCGGAAGTCTGGGAAGCCATGGGCATCAAATTTGATTTCTCAGCAGAACCTATAAAAGAACTGGTTGAGTTTGTCCAACAGGAACTCGCCTCACTGGAGGATTAG
- a CDS encoding dipeptidase: MKKTIDFLNQNHDRFEQELIDILKVPSISALPEHGKDMRIMAEMLKDEMKKIGMFKASIIETEGHPVVYSEWLGASDKPTLLIYGHYDVQPVDPVDLWSSPPFDPVIKGDKIFGRGSADDKGQIYIHLKAIEAWLTTRGDLPVNVKLIFEGEEEVGSAHLEDFINEHAEMLTADYVVISDTPMFRAGYPGITYGLRGLAYLQVNLRGTNTDLHSGSFGGLVKNPINALVEILAQMKDEDGRIRIPGFYDRVLPITENEHIKLSNLPFSADDFASSIGAPALFGEAGYDDLERLWARPTFDINGIWGGFQGEGAKTVIPAEAHAKVSMRLVADQDPDDIARKFKTYVESLIPESMEADIQAMHGGFGYVTDLDNPGLQAGVRALKRAFGKEVDFLREGGSIPIVKVFADIIQSPVLLIGYGLPDQNIHAPDENFSLYNFHKGIESIIYFFEEIGNLQD; this comes from the coding sequence ATGAAAAAGACCATTGACTTTCTGAACCAAAATCATGACAGATTCGAGCAGGAATTAATTGATATTCTAAAAGTACCCAGTATCAGTGCTCTGCCGGAACATGGCAAGGACATGCGGATCATGGCTGAGATGTTAAAAGATGAGATGAAAAAGATCGGTATGTTTAAGGCCAGTATCATCGAAACAGAGGGCCATCCGGTTGTGTATTCTGAATGGCTTGGTGCATCCGATAAACCTACGTTGTTAATCTATGGTCACTATGATGTCCAACCTGTGGATCCTGTGGATCTGTGGAGCTCACCCCCTTTTGATCCTGTGATCAAAGGAGATAAGATATTTGGTCGCGGTTCTGCTGATGATAAAGGGCAGATCTATATCCATCTAAAAGCCATTGAGGCCTGGCTGACCACCCGGGGCGACCTGCCGGTGAATGTCAAACTGATTTTTGAGGGTGAAGAGGAAGTTGGCTCAGCCCATCTGGAGGATTTCATCAATGAACATGCCGAGATGCTCACAGCTGATTATGTGGTTATCTCTGATACACCCATGTTCAGAGCCGGCTATCCCGGGATCACCTACGGTCTACGCGGACTGGCCTATTTACAAGTTAATCTGCGTGGAACGAACACAGACCTGCATTCCGGTTCTTTTGGTGGACTGGTTAAGAATCCGATCAATGCCCTGGTTGAGATTCTGGCACAAATGAAGGATGAAGATGGTCGTATCCGCATCCCGGGCTTTTATGATAGGGTTCTACCCATCACTGAAAATGAACACATCAAGCTTAGCAATCTCCCTTTTTCAGCAGATGATTTTGCCAGTAGCATTGGTGCACCAGCGTTGTTTGGAGAAGCCGGCTATGACGATCTGGAACGATTGTGGGCCCGCCCTACTTTCGATATCAATGGGATCTGGGGTGGTTTTCAGGGTGAAGGTGCTAAAACAGTTATTCCAGCTGAAGCCCATGCTAAAGTTTCCATGCGTCTGGTCGCAGATCAGGATCCAGATGATATTGCCCGAAAATTCAAAACCTATGTTGAATCACTCATTCCGGAAAGTATGGAAGCTGATATACAAGCCATGCATGGTGGTTTTGGCTATGTGACGGACCTGGACAATCCGGGGTTACAAGCTGGTGTCCGAGCTCTGAAAAGAGCTTTTGGCAAAGAGGTCGATTTCCTTAGGGAAGGTGGCTCTATCCCCATCGTTAAGGTCTTTGCCGATATCATCCAGTCACCCGTTCTCCTGATAGGCTACGGTTTGCCTGATCAGAACATCCATGCACCTGATGAAAATTTCAGTCTTTATAACTTTCATAAAGGAATTGAAAGTATCATCTATTTCTTCGAAGAAATCGGTAATCTACAGGATTGA